A window of the Alnus glutinosa chromosome 4, dhAlnGlut1.1, whole genome shotgun sequence genome harbors these coding sequences:
- the LOC133865216 gene encoding abscisic stress-ripening protein 1-like has product MAEQHHHLFHHNKDGESSVDGENPVDYKEEEKHNKHLEELGGLGGATAGTYALHEKHEAKKDPEQAHKHKVEEEIAAAAGVGDGGYAFHEHHEKKEAKKEDEEANGKKDHHLF; this is encoded by the exons ATGGCAGAACAACACCACCACCTCTTCCACCACAACAAAGATGGAGAAAGTTCTGTAGATGGAGAAAACCCTGTTGATTATAAGGAGGAGGAGAAGCACAACAAGCATCTCGAGGAGCTAGGCGGGCTTGGTGGTGCTACTGCTGGAACTTATGCCTTG cATGAGAAGCATGAGGCAAAGAAAGACCCAGAGCAGGCCCACAAGCACAAGGTAGAAGAGGAGATCGCAGCAGCAGCTGGAGTAGGGGACGGTGGCTATGCGTTCCATGAGCATCATGagaagaaagaggcaaagaaagaagatgaagaggcaAACGGAAAGAAGGACCACCATCTCTTTTAA